One genomic window of Cololabis saira isolate AMF1-May2022 chromosome 3, fColSai1.1, whole genome shotgun sequence includes the following:
- the LOC133441133 gene encoding tetraspanin-13-like, producing the protein MVCGGFVCTRNALAALNVVYVMVSLLLIGVAAWGKWFGLVSSIGVVAGVIGVGAFLLLVAFVGLCGALKHNQVLLFFYMMILFIVFVLQFSISCACLAINTDQQNQLLAAGWNRSEATQQDVEKTLNCCGFSYVDYNASCSARCFATPPSCSTCSVILQRYTGEVLQFVGGIGLFFSFSEILGVWLTHKYRNLKDPRSNPGAFL; encoded by the exons ATGGTTTGTGGGGGATTCGTGTGCACCAGGAATGCGCTGGCGGCGCTCAACGTCGTCTACGTG aTGGTGAGTCTGCTCCTGATCGGGGTGGCGGCCTGGGGGAAGTGGTTCGGCCTGGTGTCCAGCATCGGCGTGGTGGCGGGGGTCATCGGGGTGGGGGCCTTCCTCCTGCTGGTGGCCTTCGTGGGGCTGTGCGGCGCCCTGAAGCACAACCAGGTGCTGCTGTTCTTC TACATGATGATCCTCTTCATCGTGTTCGTGCTGCAGTTTTCCATCTCCTGCGCCTGTCTGGCCATCAACACAGACCAACAG AACCAGCTGCTGGCGGCGGGCTGGAACCGGTCCGAGGCGACGCAGCAGGACGTGGAGAAGACGCTGAACTGCTGCGGCTTCTCCTACGTGGACTACAACGCCTCCTGTTCCGCC CGCTGCTTCGCCACCCCGCCGTCCTGCTCCACCTGTTCCGTCATCCTGCAGCGCTACACCGGCGAGGTGCTGCAGTTCGTGGGCGGCATCGGCCTCTTCTTCAGCTTCAGCGAG ATCCTCGGAGTCTGGCTCACGCACAAGTACCGGAACCTGAAGGACCCCCGCTCGAACCCCGGAGCCTTCCTGTAA